A window of Lagopus muta isolate bLagMut1 chromosome 14, bLagMut1 primary, whole genome shotgun sequence contains these coding sequences:
- the IRF1 gene encoding interferon regulatory factor 1 — translation MPVSRMRMRPWLEMQINSNQIPGLIWINKDKMIFQIPWKHAAKHGWDIEKDACLFRSWAIHTGRYKVGEKDPDPKTWKANFRCAMNSLPDIEEVKDKSINKGSSAVRVYRMLPPLTKDQKKERKSKSSREARNKSKRKLHEDMRTEESAERLTSTPLPDDHSSYTTHDYTGQEVEVENTSITLDLSSCEVSGSLTDWRMSNEIAMADSTNDLYQLQVSPLGSSSEVVDEDEDEMKPHMMKPFEPAQDWHTTSVEGKGFFTNEPGTQTMCSTFGCEIDMSSGELEFHMLDQKSSLEFSWLDTVRPMQAISCSL, via the exons ATGCCTGTCTCAAGGATGCGCATGAGACCCTGGTTGGAAATGCAGATTAATTCCAATCAAATACCGGGGCTGATCTGGATCAACAAG GATAAGATGATATTTCAGATCCCATGGAAACATGCAGCTAAGCATGGCTGGGACATAGAGAAGGACGCCTGCCTCTTCCGGAGCTGGGCCATCCATACAG GAAGATATAAAGTAGGTGAGAAGGACCCTGACCCAAAAACCTGGAAGGCAAACTTCCGCTGCGCCATGAATTCACTGCCCGACATTGAAGAAGTGAAGGACAAAAGCATCAACAAAGGCTCCAGCGCTGTCCGTGTGTACAGGATGCTCCCACCCCTGACAAAGGACCAGAAGAAGG AAAGGAAGTCAAAGTCTTCAAGGGAAGCAAGAAACAAGAGCAAGAGAAAG CTGCACGAGGATATGAGGACGGAGGAGTCAGCAGAACGACTAACCAGCACCCCTCTGCCCGATGACCACAGCAGCTACACCACTCACGACTACACGGGGCAGGAAGTGGAGGTGGAGAACACGTCCATCACCTTAG ACCTCTCGTCCTGTGAGGTGAGCGGCTCCCTGACCGACTGGAGGATGTCGAATGAAATCGCCATGGCTGACAGCACCAACGACCTCTACCAGCTCCAGGTGTCCCCTCTGGGTTCGTCCTCAGAAG TTGtggatgaagatgaggatgaaATGAAACCACACATGATGAAG CCATTTGAACCTGCCCAGGACTGGCACACAACCAGCGTTGAGGGGAAGGGCTTCTTCACCAACGAGCCGGGCACGCAGACCATGTGCAGCACGTTTGGCTGCGAGATCGACATGTCTTCAG gggagttggagttCCACATGCTGGACCAGAAGAGCAGCCTGGAATTCTCCTGGCTGGACACCGTCAGACCCATGCAGGCCATCTCCTGCAGCCTGTAA